In Trifolium pratense cultivar HEN17-A07 linkage group LG7, ARS_RC_1.1, whole genome shotgun sequence, a genomic segment contains:
- the LOC123894615 gene encoding oligouridylate-binding protein 1-like translates to MQQRIKLQQQQQALMQQALLQQQQMYHHPGMLAAAAMTQMEPVPSGNLPPGFDASACRSVYVGNIHVNVTDKLLAEVFQSAGPLAGCKLIRKEKSSYGFVDYHDRASAALAIMTLHGRQLYGQALKVNWAYANSSREDTSGHFNVFVGDLSPEVTDATLFACFSVYTTCSDARVMWDHKTGRSKGYGFVSFRDHQDAQSAINDMTGKWLGNRQIRCNWATKGAGGSSTEEKINDSQNAVVLTNGSSDGGQDNGNEDAPENNPSYTTVYVGNLPHDVTQAELHCQFHALGAGVLEEVRIQRDKGFGFVRYNTHEEAALAIQLANGRPVRGKTMKCSWGSKPTPPGTASNPLPPPAAQPYQILPTAGMNQGYSSPAELLAYQRQLALSQAAVSGLSGQALLQMSGQHGLAPASMGINSAASQAMYDGYNGNSSRQQLMYYR, encoded by the exons ATGCAACAAAGAATCAAgctgcaacaacaacaacaagcacTCATGCAGCAAGCTTTGCTTCAGCAACAGCAGATGTACCATCACCCCGGCATGCTCGCCGCTGCCGCTATGACTCAG ATGGAGCCTGTACCGAGTGGAAATCTGCCTCCTGGGTTTGATGCTTCTGCATGCCGTAGTGT TTATGTAGGAAATATTCATGTAAATGTCACTGATAAACTTCTTGCGGAAGTCTTTCAGAGTGCTGGCCCTCTTGCTGGGTGCAAgctcataagaaaagaaaag TCCTCTTATGGTTTTGTGGACTACCATGATCGAGCATCCGCAGCGCTTGCAATAATGACATTGCATGGAAGACAACT ATATGGTCAAGCACTCAAGGTGAATTGGGCATATGCCAATAGCAGTAGGGAGGATACCTCAG GGCACTTCAATGTATTTGTTGGTGATTTGAGTCCAGAGGTTACAGATGCAACTTTATTTGCATGCTTCTCAGTCTATACTACTTGTTC TGATGCCAGGGTTATGTGGGATCACAAAACTGGCCGCTCAAAAGGATATGGTTTTGTTTCTTTCCGTGATCATCAG GATGCCCAAAGTGCCATCAATGATATGACGG GTAAATGGCTGGGAAATAGGCAAATAAGATGCAATTGGGCAACTAAAGGAGCTGGTGGCAGCTCAACTGAAGAGAAAATCAATGACAGCCAAAATGCTGTTGTGCTAACAAATGGATCTTCAG ATGGAGGTCAAGATAATGGCAATGAGGATGCTCCTGAAAACAATCCTTCGTACACAACAGTTTATGTTGGCAACCTTCCCCATGAT GTAACACAAGCTGAACTCCATTGTCAATTCCATGCATTGGGGGCTGGGGTACTTGAGGAGGTCCGAATTCAGAGGGATAAGGGTTTTGGATTTGTCAGATACAATACTCATGAGGAAGCAGCATTGGCCATTCAGCTGGCTAATGGGAGACCAGTTCGTGGGAAGACTATGAAG TGTTCATGGGGTAGCAAACCAACTCCTCCTGGGACAGCGTCAAATCCATTACCTCCTCCTGCTGCACAACCATATCAAATACTTCCTACTGCAGGGATGAACCAAGGCTATTCTTCGCCCGCTGAGTTGTTGGCTTATCAGCGCCAGTTGGCCTTGAGTCAGGCCGCTGTATCTGGCCTTTCAGGACAAGCTCTTCTCCAAATGTCTGGACAGCATGGCCTAGCTCCTGCATCAATGGGTATAAACTCTGCAGCATCTCAAGCCATGTATGACGGATATAATGGTA
- the LOC123899164 gene encoding UDP-galactose/UDP-glucose transporter 7, translated as MEIRADAATETTSFSSSLIAAVSYGFASMAMVFINKAVLMQYANSMTLLTLQQLVTTLLIHFGRKMGYTRARGVDMATAKQLFPVSFFYNANVAFALASLKGVNIPMYIAIKRLTPLAVLIAGSFLGKGRPTVQVTLSVILTAAGVLIAALGDFSFDLFGYSMAFISVFFQTMYLVLVEKSGAENGLSSVEIMFYNSFLSLPFLMFLIIATGEFPDSLSVLFAKSYSFSFLVILILSLVMGIVLNFTMFLCTIVNSALTTTIVGVLKGVGSTTFGFFLLGGVQVHALNVTGLVINTAGGVWYSYAKYQQKKSKTVKLVTDVEAHRK; from the exons ATGGAGATCCGTGCCGATGCAGCAACAGAAACTACTTCATTTTCTTCAAG TTTGATCGCGGCAGTGTCGTATGGATTTGCTTCAATGGCGATGGTTTTTATCAATAAAGCTGTTCTTATGCAATATGCAAATTCAATGACTCTCCTCACTTTGCAG CAACTGGTTACCACCTTGCTGATACACTTTGGTCGAAAAATGGGATACACAAGAGCGAGAGGAGTGGATATGGCAACAGCCAAGCAACTGTTTCCGGTTTCATTTTTCTATAATGCCAATGTTGCATTTGCTTTGGCCAGTTTGAAAGGAGTGAATATCCCAATGTATATTGCAATAAAGAGGCTTACACCGCTTGCGGTACTTATTGCTGGATCTTTCTTGGGAAAGGGGAGACCTACAGTTCAG GTGACTCTCTCAGTGATATTGACTGCTGCTGGAGTTCTCATAGCGGCCCTTGGAGATTTTTCCTTTGACCTTTTTGGGTATAGCATGGCTTTCATTTCTGTTTTCTTCCAG ACCATGTACCTTGTGCTGGTGGAAAAATCTGGTGCTGAGAATGGACTTTCATCAGTGGAAATCATGTTCTACAACAGTTTTTTATCTCTTCCATTTTTGATGTTTCTTATTATAGCCACAGGGGAATTCCCAGATTCTTTATCTGTATTATTTGCAAAG agttattctttttcatttttggtgATCCTTATTCTTTCATTGGTGATGGGCATTGTTCTCAACTTCACCATGTTCTTGTGCACTATTGTTAATTCTGCTTTAACTACAACTATTGTGGGCGTTCTTAAAGGAGTTGGTTCCACG ACCTTCGGTTTCTTCTTACTTGGTGGTGTTCAAGTCCATGCTTTGAATGTGACCGGCTTGGTTATCAATACAGCGGGTGGTGTGTGGTATTCATATGCTAAATACCAGCAGAAAAAGAGCAAAACAGTGAAGCTAGTTACAGATGTGGAGGCTCATCGTAAATAG
- the LOC123893742 gene encoding uncharacterized protein LOC123893742, whose amino-acid sequence MTEVSYFEETSSYHTDAICNNKIESAELSLTAEENFKRKYNMFKNIFSRKNILKFGIMTGEEAIPIDSTHGNIVISTIDTTQLKERIKTFSENERSKIGYIHISTIQILIKSTFMKGINSPLEIALKDSRILDTDQATIAKGNCNLKYGKIKFDINLQIGLSLKDKDLDRSIVFHYKMKNKNFMKKGNHPFTIYYRINYALSNSHHSIEFKGKDTIHIDELFAPIVTLKSPIFRSLARNSCSLIEADRDLFEETEDKSLFRSKSLRITPPKRDFYISEQKELSKLHSSIEGLSLQVQNLDRKI is encoded by the coding sequence ATGACTGAAGTATCATATTTCGAAGAAACATCTAGCTATCACACAGATGCTATctgtaataataaaatagaaagtgCAGAATTATCTTTAACTGCAgaagaaaatttcaaaagaaaatataacatgttcaaaaatattttctcaagaAAAAATATTCTGAAATTTGGAATAATGACAGGAGAAGAAGCAATTCCCATTGATTCTACTCATGGAAATATAGTTATATCTACTATAGATACAACTCAActtaaagaaagaattaaaaccTTTTCAGAAAATGAAAGATCTAAAATTggttatattcatatatcaacCATTCAGATTTTAATTAAAAGTACTTTTATGAAAGGTATTAATTCACCTCTAGAAATAGCTTTAAAAGACTCTAGAATTCTAGACACAGATCAAGCAACAATTGCAAAAGGAAATTGCAATCTAAAATATGgtaaaatcaaatttgatataaatttaCAAATTGGTTTATCCCTAAAAGATAAGGATCTTGATAGATCTATAGTTTttcattataaaatgaaaaacaaaaattttatgaaaaaaggtAATCACCCCTTTACCATTTACTATAGAATTAACTATGCCTTGAGTAATTCACATCATAGTATAGAATTCAAAGGAAAAGACACAATTCATATTGACGAATTGTTTGCACCTATAGTGACTCTAAAGTCACCTATATTCAGAAGCCTAGCAAGGAATAGTTGTTCTTTAATAGAAGCTGACAGAGATCTGTTTGAGGAAACAGAAGACAAATCGTTATTTAGAAGCAAAAGCCTTAGAATAACACCACCCAAAAGAGATTTTTATATCTCAGAACAAAAAGAGCTAAGTAAGCTACATAGTTCAATAGAAGGACTATCCTTACAAGTCCAAAATTTAGATAGAAAAATCTAA